Below is a window of Fibrobacter sp. UWR2 DNA.
AGTAAGGTTTTGGGTTATTGGGGGTGGATTGTGACACAGTTTATTTTACAGCCTCGTTTATAATTTTCATCTAACGCAAAATTTGTCGTTTCATCCTTCACATAGGGTATTATAACAACAAAAACAAAAAATAAAAAATGAAATTCTAACACAAATTTTGGCAAAGATTGATTCTCATTTTTTCGAATATAACATATAGCCCAAGGATGATCTTTTGCTAGAGGGTGTTGACACGAAAGTGCAATTTTCGGCAACTCGTTTTCATCGGCCCACCCACCCTTTAGCCAACTTATGGTATCTACCAATTCATCTCTAAAACCATTCCCTATCAACGAAATCGCAAATTTAACCAAGGCTTTGTACAATTTTTGTGGAACAATTTTTTCAGGAACATCACTCACTATTGATAATGTATTATCTGTTTGAGTCCAAATAGAACCGTTAAAGGTAAATTCATTATCAGACACTCCAAAATGACCTTCTTTTTGAGGCACCCCATTTTTTCCTTTTACTTTAAACATGCATCGGAAGAACGCAAGGAATTTTGCAAATTCTGCCTCGATGTCACTGCCAAAGAAATTATTGCACGAATCACATTCTTCATTTTGCACAAGATTCTTGTTTCCCAAACTCTCTGAAATAGCATGAGCCTTCTGCTTATAATTTGCCGGATTATCGCAATCACAAAAGATACATTTTCTTTTACTCTTATCAGATTCTCCTATCGGCAATGTTTTCTCGTCAAACATTCGAATTTCATAATTTTCCTCTATAGCGGACTTCATTATTTTCACATCTTTTTCATTATCTATAAAACCTTTTAAATTTTCACGCAAAAGCTGTTCTTTCAACTTTTCCAATATTTCTGGCTTTTGCAGACGAGGGAGGAAATAAAAGACGTCACCATTTTCAACAAGATGCAACCATCTCCCCAAAGATTGAAGTTGCGGATACGCAAAAATGTTATTTTTTATAAATAACGATATGTTATCTCGCATCTCAGAATTCATTCGAAATTCGCATTTTGTTTTAAACGAAGTCAGCGCATTCTTTTTGTCTATTTCAACCTCACAAAATAGGCAAAAGAAATCATATAACATTTTTGTTTGAGCCATAACGGTAATCGTTATGGCAGAATATGTTCCCATTAGAATATATTGATGACCGGGAAGAACTTTATCAATCATTTCATCCTCACAAAATATGGCTTTTTGCTATTTATATCAAAAAATGTCATCTATCATCCTAATTTAAGGTAGATACCTATTAACTGACAAATGACTCCAACACTAATCATCAAAAATCCCAAAACAAGAAGAATTTGACCGGTCGTCTTATTTATTCGTTCTAAATGTTCCGTCATTCCATTTATGACCGGCGTACTATTGGTACCTCTTTCAATAAGATCCGTTAGTGCAACAATACTCATTTCATGAGCATCGAGAACAAGACCAATCCATTTTAGCAGCATTTTCACTCTTACTGCAAGCAGAACCGATCCAATTACATTAAGCACAGTTCCTATACTCATTATACCTATATCCATAACTTCTTCCTTTTTTACTTTATTTTGATAATTTTGACAAGACCATATCCACATGAAGAGGTTTGCGTCACTTCCGCGCAAACACAAGAACCTTCTCTTATACCATCATTTACCAGGTCCTGATATTGTTGACGATCAATGTCCACAGTAACAACAACTCCATTAAAACAATCTGATAAAGAGATTTCATTTTCATCTTCATCAACATCTTCAACATCAAATAATTTAAAATTACTAGATGTCAGAGTATTTAACACCGTGAGCGCGCACAGTTTCCTTCTTTGAGCATGATCAACTAATTTTTCATATAATTTTCTTAAAGCTTCAAAAGTTTTCAACCCATATTGTTTTACATATTCAATATAACCTCCCAAACACACATCAAAACGCGATGTATCTTCAACGAGAGAAACCGTCAAACAGTGATGTTTTGAATTTCCTTGAAAATAAGCCATATATAGAGTTGGGTCATAAAGATATTGTGTCGCCTCAAAGATCTCATCTTCATGCGTTAAATAACCTGATTCCTCAAAAGCTGTCAAAATCGCATTATCCTGTTCAGGATTATTGATTAAAAACCAATCAATGTCATTTAATGTTTCAATTTTGGGGTCAATTTTTCGAACGCTTTCTAATAATTTATTGGTTTTATCTCGCATTTCTTGGTCAAAATCACGGCCATGTTTTTTTACAGATATAAATCCTTCATTAGGAACAATACGCGAAATATCGTGAATTTCTTCCAGCATTGGAGAATGCAAAAGATCTGCCGGCGTACAATATTGAGAATCCTTTACAAGTTTTATCCCGACAGATTCAAAAGCTTCAGCAACAAGACGAGAGCAAAACATCCCTTTTTCCTCAGGCCCGTTTTTTATAATTCCTCGTTGTCTCAATCCCGCCATAAAAGCCTGTGAAGTATTGTATCGTTGGCCAATTCGTTCACGTGCAAAATTTTCTATTTGCATTTTTTCATCATCTGTAATAGTTTCTTTTAATCGCATTAGATGAATTGAGCATTCATCTTCATATTCAAGCCGTTCAATATTCCTTGATTGAATTCCTTCTCCTGTAGAGTCAATTAACACATGAGGATCAACAAGTAATGAAGCATGCGATATATCGCTCCCCGTACCCAATCGAATGACTTTACTGGGGAAATGAGTTGTTGTCGTCAAAAGAATGTCGCATTTCTGAGTTTTTGAAGTATCCAGGTAATACATATTTTTCGCTCTGTAAAAAAAATACAATCAAAAGAACCATTTCTTTTGACTACATTTCATTTTAATTTATAAAAAAATTATTTTATCTCAAACTTATTAATTTGTTACATTACAAACATATCAATTTTGTATAATTTTTTTTGCAATTTCGTCCAACGGCTTGCGGAGTTCTTCAAAAGGGACATTGAGATCTAGATTCTTAACACTTATCTGGTTCCCGCTCATGCTATAATTCTTGTCAAGAGTGATCTCCGAATCAGTTTTTGCATATAGAAGCATGCCGGAAACAACCGTGTCCGAATCTCGCATTTCCCACGCCTTGTTCTTTACATAGGCGAAAATTTGATAAAGATTGCCAGACTTGAGCTTATCTTTGCCGTATCGGTTATAAGTTTCTTTGCTATAATATTTCGCATCTATAATTAGAACTTTAGAATCTTTTTCAAGGGTTACATCTGTAATCATTTTGGGCAATAGACCAGTATCTTCTCCTGAATCTAGTTGCCATTCAATATGAGATGCACTAACGGAAAATGCTGCTGGATATTCCTGTTTAAAGAACTCGTAGATAAACTTTTCATATAGTTTAGGCAGCTCTTTCTCGTCACTATAATCCTTTGCATATTTATTCCCAACTTCTTGCGTCTGCAATTTTCTCAAATACAACCAATGACAAACATATATAAGCATTCGATAAATTTGAGTGTTTCTATTAAAACGTTTATTCCAATCAACTAAATGCAAATCAATTAAAGAGGCATTAGAAAAATAGACCATTAACTTATGAATTTTTTTCTTCCTGTCCGAATTCACCTCTTTATTGTGCAATAGTAAAGAGCATGTTGTTTTGATTATACGGTTGAATTCAGAATTTTCAGTATACTCATCATAGCTACAATCAAGTTTCTTATTGAGCCAGCAAGAGGATTTTATTGTTGCAGTTATATTTATTTTACCACGCGGAGAGGACAGTTGTTCCGTCAAAGTTTCATAATCCCTAAGCAGGCCTCTTTTGACAAGGGATGCCGTGCCGATAATAATTATTTCCGCCAACAGATTGTCTATGTTTGAGAAATCCTCACATGCCAAGCGACGAAAAGCCCCCTCTCTCAACGAGTGGAAGGCATAAGCTAGCATGTAATAGATATTCTTTATAGGAATCATTTAATAGCAGCTCTTAACTCTTCACTCCATCTTTTCACTTCATCCTTATTATCAAACCAGTATTCCTTAAGCAAAGGAATCAAATCAAACTCAACAATCGATTTCAAGCTTTGCGAAACCTGATTCTCGGGAATGTTGCAAAAATAGCTATGACCAATCCGATATCCTTCCCCAAGGGAATCATCATTAGCAATGGCTTCATTCAGCTCCATAACTTTACGTACAAGATTATTCAGTTTTTCGCTATGAACCTTCTCAATTTCGTTCCCGAATTTAGCGGAACCAAAAGCGGGCTGAACATCATAAAAAGAGAACCTTCTGCGCAAAGCGTAATCAATCATAGCCAAACTTCTGTCGGCCGTATTCATCATCCCAATAATATGCACATTAGACGGAATGAAAAATTCGTCATTTTCATAAGTAAGTGTAACAGTATTCTTGGGGCCACGCTTGTCATTCTCAACAAGCATGAACATTTCACCAAAAATCTTACTGATATTTCCTCTATTTATTTCATCAATAATAAAGAAATATGGCCGGTCGGCATCGTCATCTATAGCTTCTTTGCAGAACCTGTAAAAAGGTCCATAATGCGGTTCAAACCCAGTTTTTGTAGGTTTATAACCCATCACAAAATCTTCATAGCTATAACTCTGATGGAATTGAATTAATTTAACACGTTCCTCATCCACCTCACCCATAATTGAATAGGCCAGGCGCTTTGCCATATATGTTTTTCCAACTCCAGGAGCTCCCTGCAATATGATATTCTTTTTTTGAAGGAGGAGATCCTTCAGCATATCATAATCTTCTTCTGATATGAAAACCTCATTCAAAAAGGAAGTCTTGTCATAAGTCACCTTGGCGATTTCCTTTGTTTCGTCCTTTGAAGAGTCTTCCGTAGAATCGGAATCCTTAAAACTCTTTACCAAAAGATTAACCAAATCCCGATATTCAGTTATATCAACGCCTTTTCCAATTCAACAACTATATCGGTATCAAGCCACTTTACCTTACAACAATGCCTATAAGCGTCTTTTATTTCTGGTGATATTGATTCATCATAAAAATATCCCCCTTCAACAATTCCGCAACCAATAACTTTGTACATGCCTTTCTTCGCAAAAACGACATCCCCTGGTTTTATTTCGTTCCCCATTTGCCATAGGCATAAAGTGTCATTTTTGTAGCTTTTTGTTTGGTTACCCCAAAAATTTCGCACCGCAGCGCGGATTTCTTCTCTATTATGGAAACGCCTCAAATCTCCAACATCACCCCAACCAACAGACATCACACCTTTTTTCTTGTCATTCTCAAAATTTGAGGCCTTTCGTCCAGGTGAAAAAATCCAATATTGAGCGTCCTTATTTGTGAGGAGATTTTCAATAGATTCATCATCTTCTAAATCATTTTTAGAATCTTCGTCTTCTATTTTCTGAATCTCTTTCTTTGCACTATCATCCGCTTCTTGCGCTTTTTTCCAGGCAATTGCAGACAGTTCTACAAAAGATTTTGCAATGCTATCATCAATTTTTAGATACTCCCGCACGATATCAATTATGTCAAAGTACTGGTTGGCGGATATTTTTCCTTTTAATTTAGGGAGACGACTAACATAGTCCTGGGGCATTATTTTTGACTTATATAAAAACCATCGAAGATTTGCATCAAGATTCAGAAATAAAGCAGGCGCAATCCAAAAAAGGGCCATTGTAATTTTTGACGTACCATTCCCTTTTTTCTTGATTGCAAGATCAAAGTATTTCTTTACACCATTTTTTTCCGGCTCACCCTGTTTTTCAATGTAACCAAGAGCATTCTCAAATAATCTCCACAACTGGTTAATATCATCCGCTCCACGTTCATCAATGAACTTATAGAACGCTGCTCCAAAATTATTTACAGTGGGAATTCCATCAAAGTTCGTGGGAATGGTTCCTTCTACCTCCAATTGAGCAGCTAAACTAGATATAATTTTACGCTTATTATCAGGAGTCATAGAGTTCTTATTAAAAAGCCCCATAACAGTAAACGGGTCTATGTCAAAAAGCTGCGAACCGCTAGTGGGCGGAGTAACCAAAGCTCCGGGGTAAAGCGCATTTATACGTTCTACAACAACATTATGGTCTGGGTTTTCTAATGTGGGCAAATCAATACCCGCATCGTTAAATGCAGATTTAACCTTTCGGACTAATTCATTATGATTCTCTTTGTAAGGAAGGAGCTTTTTAGCAAACGCTCCATAAAATGGGATCCAATCAAATTGATTTTCTGCCATAAATTATTCCTCATCGGTGTTAGGTTCATTGCCCATTGGATTTTTAAAATTGCAATTAAAGACTATTTTTGCGCTGTTAATTCTTCCAGCAAGTAGAACGAGAGCTCGTTGTCTCTCATTGCAGCATCAAAATCATTATCGGAAGATTTTTCAATAAGTATCTTTTCAAGATCAATCGCGCATGGTTCGGTGATTTTGACCAAATCTACCACATGGTCATCTTCCTTTTTTACTTTGTATAATTCAAAACCATCGGCACAAGGAACAGTATGACCATTATATATGCATATTATTAGGTATTTTATCCGGCTCCATTTCTTTTTTAATTCGCTATATACTCTGGGCCCACCCGATTTTGTAGTGTAAACATGCCCAAACTCATCTTCATGATGTTCTTCAATAAAGACTTTAGGATTGTTGATTTGATTTTCAAGGGCAATTCGAACATCATGATATTCGCCGTCTGCTACATTAGAATGTATTCCTACTGCAATTCTTGAGTAATCAATAGAAAGGGTTAGTTGATTTTCAGGCATGATTTTGCTCCTTTGTTGATTATTCCTCGTCTTGGGAGAGTTCGTCGCCCATGCGGTATTTAATGTCGTAATTAATGATGAAGTCGAGTTCTTCTTCGGTAAATCCGTAATGTTTGGCAAGCACCTTGTCTATTTCGTCTATAATGGGTTTTGATTTTGAAGGGTAGTATTCCTCATAAAAAACCTGCGATTGACCATAAAAGCGATTTTTTATCAATTTGTTCTTCTGATAAGAATCTGTTAATTTTTTATTTAAATCTATCAATTCTTTTATTTTTAGTGGACAAGGAAATTCCTTCCATTCTCTCTCAGAAAAATCACGACAGTTACTATACATTTTATAATACCAATAGTATAGCGAACTATTTAGTACATTTGCCACACATTCTGAAATTTCTTTTGAGCCACATGCAATTGTTTTGTAATGACTAGACTCTTTCATTCCTTTGTTTGGTTGAAAAGACATTGCTCGGATAAAATATGTAGGGGCATTGTGAAAGTAAACATAATGCTTGTTAGTCTTCAAATTAAGGAAACCGATTTTATCATCCTTTCTTTTTGACAATTTCAACTTTATGTCTTCTTCACATTTTGACCCTATTTTAGACAAGCCTATATCAAATGCATCTAATGTATTTTCAGCAAAATACAGCGTCGTAAACAAATTCACTCGCTCTTCGGTATACCAATGCTTGTAAGAAGAAGAGAAATACGATGTAAAACAATTATTGTTTTTATATCCTGTAAAAATTGTAAGCCTTTGTTCAACGTCAAATAGTTTTCCAGGTCGATTCGAATAAGACGACACCCAAAATTTCATATTTTTTTTCAGAGTATCAACTAGTGGATTAAATTGGGGACTAGATACTGATGATATGGGAATAATCATTCCCATAAAACCATTATCACGAACCATTTTATTTGATCTCTCTAAAACAAACGCATAAAGATTATTACAACTAATCGTTTCATATTCTTTTAAAGAATAAATATCGGATACAGCCACTTTTGAAATAGAGTTCTTCTTTGTATAAACAACATACGGCGGGTTTCCGATAATCACATCAAATCCACCATTGCCATGAATTATCTGGTAAAATTCCGAAAGCCAGTGGAAAGGTTGGGCATCGTGTTTCCATTCGTCAAAAGGTTTACCCATACCATTGGTGGCGTACAGTTTTTTATCAAGCGTCTTGTTAAGTTTCTTGAGAGATGTCTGCAGCGTCTTCTTGGATTCCTTGAATGTCGCAAGGTCGCCACCATCCAATTGGATTTGCCTGAATTCATCATATATCTTGGCAACATCGGCCATCTCTGCATCAATTTCAGGCTTCTTTCCCGCTTCTATCCAATCGCCCTCAAAACTACGTTCCAGTTCCCTTTCATTCGCAAAACCAACAAGAGTGTTTCCACAACGCACATTAAAGTCAATATCGGGCAACGGGTCAAGTCCTAGATTATCGGCACGCTTATCAACTTCTACTACGGCAACCATCTTCAAGAACAACCGCAATTTTGCGATTTCCGTGGCTTCGTGCATTATATCCACGCCATAGAGGTTTCGCAGTATTATGCTCTTGTATATAAAGTACTGGATATTGCTACGATACTTGTCCTTGATTTCGTCCAATTCTTTTTTGA
It encodes the following:
- a CDS encoding HNH endonuclease, with the protein product MIDKVLPGHQYILMGTYSAITITVMAQTKMLYDFFCLFCEVEIDKKNALTSFKTKCEFRMNSEMRDNISLFIKNNIFAYPQLQSLGRWLHLVENGDVFYFLPRLQKPEILEKLKEQLLRENLKGFIDNEKDVKIMKSAIEENYEIRMFDEKTLPIGESDKSKRKCIFCDCDNPANYKQKAHAISESLGNKNLVQNEECDSCNNFFGSDIEAEFAKFLAFFRCMFKVKGKNGVPQKEGHFGVSDNEFTFNGSIWTQTDNTLSIVSDVPEKIVPQKLYKALVKFAISLIGNGFRDELVDTISWLKGGWADENELPKIALSCQHPLAKDHPWAICYIRKNENQSLPKFVLEFHFLFFVFVVIIPYVKDETTNFALDENYKRGCKINCVTIHPQ
- a CDS encoding YiiX/YebB-like N1pC/P60 family cysteine hydrolase, giving the protein MYYLDTSKTQKCDILLTTTTHFPSKVIRLGTGSDISHASLLVDPHVLIDSTGEGIQSRNIERLEYEDECSIHLMRLKETITDDEKMQIENFARERIGQRYNTSQAFMAGLRQRGIIKNGPEEKGMFCSRLVAEAFESVGIKLVKDSQYCTPADLLHSPMLEEIHDISRIVPNEGFISVKKHGRDFDQEMRDKTNKLLESVRKIDPKIETLNDIDWFLINNPEQDNAILTAFEESGYLTHEDEIFEATQYLYDPTLYMAYFQGNSKHHCLTVSLVEDTSRFDVCLGGYIEYVKQYGLKTFEALRKLYEKLVDHAQRRKLCALTVLNTLTSSNFKLFDVEDVDEDENEISLSDCFNGVVVTVDIDRQQYQDLVNDGIREGSCVCAEVTQTSSCGYGLVKIIKIK
- a CDS encoding hypothetical protein (McrC protein together with McrB forms the McrBC restriction system; recognizes N4- and C5-methylcytosine (and 5-hydroxy-methylcytosines); appears to act against 5-methylcytosine preceded by a purine residue; MrcC modulates the specificty of McrB and has DNA cleavage activity) is translated as MLAYAFHSLREGAFRRLACEDFSNIDNLLAEIIIIGTASLVKRGLLRDYETLTEQLSSPRGKINITATIKSSCWLNKKLDCSYDEYTENSEFNRIIKTTCSLLLHNKEVNSDRKKKIHKLMVYFSNASLIDLHLVDWNKRFNRNTQIYRMLIYVCHWLYLRKLQTQEVGNKYAKDYSDEKELPKLYEKFIYEFFKQEYPAAFSVSASHIEWQLDSGEDTGLLPKMITDVTLEKDSKVLIIDAKYYSKETYNRYGKDKLKSGNLYQIFAYVKNKAWEMRDSDTVVSGMLLYAKTDSEITLDKNYSMSGNQISVKNLDLNVPFEELRKPLDEIAKKIIQN
- a CDS encoding AAA family ATPase, with translation MVNLLVKSFKDSDSTEDSSKDETKEIAKVTYDKTSFLNEVFISEEDYDMLKDLLLQKKNIILQGAPGVGKTYMAKRLAYSIMGEVDEERVKLIQFHQSYSYEDFVMGYKPTKTGFEPHYGPFYRFCKEAIDDDADRPYFFIIDEINRGNISKIFGEMFMLVENDKRGPKNTVTLTYENDEFFIPSNVHIIGMMNTADRSLAMIDYALRRRFSFYDVQPAFGSAKFGNEIEKVHSEKLNNLVRKVMELNEAIANDDSLGEGYRIGHSYFCNIPENQVSQSLKSIVEFDLIPLLKEYWFDNKDEVKRWSEELRAAIK
- a CDS encoding DNA methyltransferase; the protein is MNKKEFIAYLKDNDFAALFSEMGYDNPSNRMPLPLNIVEGEDELSFDFEEIAQKSSFKIYRADVEQIPTNSLCKKIDHRLRKYGENYIAIFTMGSHHLWIIPVKTVEKRTLVSIEYEDAGKAEFLAQKMDNLSFGVDEEVTITDVTSRVQKEFAVNSEKITKDFYTGFRKQHDSFAKFISGIDVEGDRQWYVSVMLNRLMFCYFIQKKGFLDFDPHYLRHKLEWCKEHKGEDKYFTFYKGFLKALFHGGLNAPSKKRLAEFEKTYGKIPYLNGGMFDEHQIERDYKDIDIKDEAFEALFDFFDKWNWHLDTRISASGKDINPDVLGYIFEQYINDRAQMGAYYTKEDITEYIGKNCIVPYVMNKVQESLDEKEKAFIWDSLAQSGDTYIYDAVKKGVDLPLPDYIEKGIDTTKPNLLERRARWNEKADDELALPTEIWRETVERRERCMSLRKKISSHEINDINDFVTYNLDIRKFAEDLIEKTPSENFIAQTFDTLQNVTVLDPTCGSGAFLFAAMNIMEPLYERCIDRMEEFNEKDGSFKKELDEIKDKYRSNIQYFIYKSIILRNLYGVDIMHEATEIAKLRLFLKMVAVVEVDKRADNLGLDPLPDIDFNVRCGNTLVGFANERELERSFEGDWIEAGKKPEIDAEMADVAKIYDEFRQIQLDGGDLATFKESKKTLQTSLKKLNKTLDKKLYATNGMGKPFDEWKHDAQPFHWLSEFYQIIHGNGGFDVIIGNPPYVVYTKKNSISKVAVSDIYSLKEYETISCNNLYAFVLERSNKMVRDNGFMGMIIPISSVSSPQFNPLVDTLKKNMKFWVSSYSNRPGKLFDVEQRLTIFTGYKNNNCFTSYFSSSYKHWYTEERVNLFTTLYFAENTLDAFDIGLSKIGSKCEEDIKLKLSKRKDDKIGFLNLKTNKHYVYFHNAPTYFIRAMSFQPNKGMKESSHYKTIACGSKEISECVANVLNSSLYYWYYKMYSNCRDFSEREWKEFPCPLKIKELIDLNKKLTDSYQKNKLIKNRFYGQSQVFYEEYYPSKSKPIIDEIDKVLAKHYGFTEEELDFIINYDIKYRMGDELSQDEE